The DNA region CCCGGTGACGGCGCCTTTCCCGCCTGCCGCCGTGGCCTTCAAACCATCGACGGGTTGGAGGAGGCGCTGTTGCACGCGGTGGAAACCAAAGGAAAACCGTTTCTGGGCATTTGCGTTGGCATGCAAATGATGACCAGCTGGGGCCGCGAATATGAAGATGTGGCCGGTTTCGGCTGGATCCCGGGCGAGGTCACGCAGATCGCGCCCTGCGACCCCGCCCTGAAGGTGCCGCATATGGGCTGGAACGATCTGGTCATCGACCACCCCCACGCGATCCTTGACGGCGTCACCACCGGCGATCACGCCTATTTCGTCCATTCCTATGCCATGCAACCCGCAGATCCCGCCGATCTTCTGGCGCATGTGGAGTATGGCGGGCAGGTCACGGCCATCGTCGGGCGCGACACGATGGTGGGGATGCAGTTCCACCCGGAAAAGAGCCAATCAGCCGGTTTGCGCATGATTGCGAATTTCCTCGCCTGGCGGCCGTAGTCGCCGTGCACGCGCAGGGGCGTGCGCCCGCGGTTGAGGCGGACTGCGTCCAATCGTCCGCAAATCCATGTTTGGCCTGTCCGGCCCACCGCCAACGCGTAGTCTTCACGAATTCGTGACCTCATGTCTTAAGGAGACTCAATTGTTTCGTTATCTTGTCGCCGTCCTCACCCTGATCGGTCTGTCGGCCTGTACCCCAACCACGACGACGATCGTTGGTGGCACCAGCTACGCGTCCGCCAGCTGTTTTTCGGGCCCCTACGTCTTTGATCTGGATGTTCGCGTCCCCGCCTCCTACGGACCGGTGAGCCAGATGCGCCAATACGCAAACGGTCCCAATGGGTTGGAGTATACCTGCAACCTCGTGGGCTACGGATATCCGGTGCAAGACACTGATTTCCCGATCTATCTGGGTGAACTATATGGCGGCACGTCCGGTCTGTGCGTCAGTGCTGTCACCGTGAACCGGGGCCGTGTTTTGTCCTGCGCAAGCGAGGCTCAGGTCCGCGCCGCTGTGGCCAATACGGGCTCGACCCTGCGCCTGACCCAGTGGCAGGACTTCCCGACCAGTTGACGAATACCTTGCCAAGCACAAAGGGCGCGCCCGATGGGACGCGCCCTTTTTAATTGAATTTCTGGTACTTACTGCACGCGCACCCAATTCTGACGCGCGCAGATCAACCCGCCCGCCACGCAGCCGCGCAGAGTAATAGCATTGCCGCTCAGGCTCATCCGACCGATGTAGATACGACCGTTGGATGGCCGCCAGACCGAACCCTCATAGGTGCCATCGCCGTTGGGCACCATGTCGATGACAATCTGCCGCCCGATATTCTCGGACTGGTACTCACCCGACGAATTGAAGGTCCGGCTAATCGTTCCACATACGGCATTTCCACAGGCCGCAAGCGTGACGTAGGCATACGCGCCGTCATCCACCTCCGTCTGCCAGATGCCGTGGGATGCATCGGCAAGGGCTGCGCCCGCCATGCCCAATGTTGCGATGCACGCGCCCAACAGGGTCTTTTTCATATGATGATCCTCCCAAATCTTTGTGCGGCGAACGGTGGCGCGAAGCGGCGGCGCAAGGCAAGCGTGACGTGGCGGCGGCTGACCCTTGCGCTGCCTTGGGACATGGGGGAAAAGCCACGCGAGACCAGCCCGCACAAGGACGCCGCCCGATGATCCTCTATCCCGCCATTGACCTCAAAGACGGCAACGCCGTGCGGCTCTTGCGCGGGGAAATGTCTGACGCCACCGTCTTTAACACCGATCCCGCCGCACAGGCCCGCGCGTTTCAGGATGCGGGCTGCGACTGGCTGCATCTGGTCGACCTCAATGGCGCATTCGCCGGGGAACCTGTGAATGGTGCCGCGGTGGAGGCGATCCTGGCCGCCACCTCTGTGCCGACGCAATTGGGTGGCGGCATCCGCGACATGGCCACGATCGAGGGCTGGCTTACCCGTGGCATTGCCCGTGTGATACTGGGAACCGTGGCCGTCGAAGATCCCGATCTGGTGCGCCAGGCCGCACGCGCCTTCCCGGGCCAGGTGGCCGTGGGTATCGACGCGCGCAAGGGTCGCGTCGCCACCAAAGGATGGGCGGAAGAGACCGACGTGATGGTCACAGATCTGGCCCGAGCGTTCGAGGATGCGGGCGTGGCCGCGATCATCTACACCGATATTGATCGCGATGGTGCGATGGGCGGCCCGAATGTCTCCGCGACCGCGGATCTCGCGCGCGCCACATCCATCCCCGTGATCGCGTCGGGCGGTGTATCGTCGCTGGACGATCTGCACGCGCTGAAAACGACCGGCGTGATTTCTGGTGCGATCTCCGGGCGGGCGCTCTATGACGGGGCGCTTGACCTGTCCGAGGCGCTGCACGCCCTTGCCTGAGTACGGGTTTTCCTGACGTTGCCGCTGCGGTCATCTGCGCATAGGTGCGGAGCGTATTTTGCAGGAGCAACCCCATGGGCAGCGCATTCGTCGGCATCATCTTCACCCTCGGCACGCTCTATCTGTGCTGTGCGGTGGCCCTTGTCTGGTCCACCCGCAGCTATTCGACTGCACTGGCACGCATCCTGCGTTACAGCGGCATCTTCTGGGCCATCTGGTTGACGCTGTGCTTCGCGACCCTTGGCCTGTTGACCAAGCGCTGCACCGGAAACTGGATATACGGCTATACCAATTGCGATGGGATCTCCGACGGTACGGCTCAGGTGCTCACGGGGGTCAGCACGCTAAGCTTTGCGGCGGGTATCTGCTGTGGCGTGATCCTGCTGGTCGCAGGTGGCATCTGGGAGATTGTCGGGCGGTCACGGGCCCAGGCGTGATCGCACGGCCCGCATTGCGTGGCGCGGGGGCAGTCCATCCCAAACGACAGCTGAGTCAAAAAGCCGAGATATAAGTCGTCGGGCGGCGGGGAGAGACCAGCACGCCAGCGTCACCCCATCCCCTTCACTCCCCGGCGGCGGCGGCCGTCAAATTGTTCAGCGCGCCGTTCATCCGCTCCAGATACGGGGCCTCCGCGGCAATCTCCAGACCGTCGAACATGCCCTCCGGCGTTTCCCAGGTGATCACGCTGCCCTCGCCGTCGGCATAGACCAGCACCCGCAGCGGCAGCATCAGGCCTGCGCGGATATCGTCCTGCAGCGCAGGCGTGCCCAACATCGGATTGCCGAACACCAGCAACTCCGCATCGACCAGTTCCATGTCGACGCTCACAGCCCCTGCCCCGTGGTTGACCCGCGCGAACACGGTCGCGCCTGCGGTGTTTACGGCGGCTTCCAGACGGTCCATGACCGTTGCCACATCATCGGTACTGCGCCGCTCTTCAAAGTCGGCAAGTGCGGGCGTGGCCGCGATCAGGGCGGCGGCGGCGGCAGTCATCAGGCGTTTCATATCTTTCCTTTCGGGTCCGTCATTTAGAGCGGTCAGCTAACGCCTGCCGCGGCGCATATTCCAATCACTCTTTCGCGCGCAGCCGTTTCAGCCTAAACCCGCCCACATGTTGAAGACCCGCATCATCCCCTGCCTCGACGTCGCCGAGGGCCGTACCGTCAAAGGCGTCAACTTTGTCGATCTGATCGACGCGGGCGATCCCGTTGAACAGGCCC from Jannaschia sp. CCS1 includes:
- the hisH gene encoding imidazole glycerol phosphate synthase subunit HisH; its protein translation is MTTVLIDYDAGNLHSAEKAFQRMALEADAGALIVSADPDVVASADRIVLPGDGAFPACRRGLQTIDGLEEALLHAVETKGKPFLGICVGMQMMTSWGREYEDVAGFGWIPGEVTQIAPCDPALKVPHMGWNDLVIDHPHAILDGVTTGDHAYFVHSYAMQPADPADLLAHVEYGGQVTAIVGRDTMVGMQFHPEKSQSAGLRMIANFLAWRP
- a CDS encoding DUF2147 domain-containing protein; translated protein: MKKTLLGACIATLGMAGAALADASHGIWQTEVDDGAYAYVTLAACGNAVCGTISRTFNSSGEYQSENIGRQIVIDMVPNGDGTYEGSVWRPSNGRIYIGRMSLSGNAITLRGCVAGGLICARQNWVRVQ
- the hisA gene encoding 1-(5-phosphoribosyl)-5-[(5-phosphoribosylamino)methylideneamino]imidazole-4-carboxamide isomerase, giving the protein MILYPAIDLKDGNAVRLLRGEMSDATVFNTDPAAQARAFQDAGCDWLHLVDLNGAFAGEPVNGAAVEAILAATSVPTQLGGGIRDMATIEGWLTRGIARVILGTVAVEDPDLVRQAARAFPGQVAVGIDARKGRVATKGWAEETDVMVTDLARAFEDAGVAAIIYTDIDRDGAMGGPNVSATADLARATSIPVIASGGVSSLDDLHALKTTGVISGAISGRALYDGALDLSEALHALA
- a CDS encoding DUF302 domain-containing protein, whose translation is MKRLMTAAAAALIAATPALADFEERRSTDDVATVMDRLEAAVNTAGATVFARVNHGAGAVSVDMELVDAELLVFGNPMLGTPALQDDIRAGLMLPLRVLVYADGEGSVITWETPEGMFDGLEIAAEAPYLERMNGALNNLTAAAAGE